The Rhinoraja longicauda isolate Sanriku21f chromosome 19, sRhiLon1.1, whole genome shotgun sequence genome includes a window with the following:
- the LOC144603105 gene encoding nuclear factor 7, brain-like, whose product MAAERQVESLRQELICPVCLDIFTDPVSLQCGHNFCRSCITQSWDKDGRNNCPVCRAEFADRTLIGNWALSNLAEKTHKLNLTPKVKQSKLHCEKHQEELKLFCETDKILVCVICRDAREHRDHRFIPVEEAVENYKAQIKSSLESLTKKNSETQEMEQLQKTKISGFMEQFRSLQSHITSEFTKKRQILAEEEQRLLKDVKEAEAKSLDIMEKNLQAIQEKLNSMQEKLAKMQERMDQKDSVIFLMEEIRRTRRVSDEEHMLSVEDGALDVAKFDRPFLLKRVLSKLSCGGPQVSVTLDVETAHPQLEVSEDRKRVRWTRTRRSLPDTGKRFTHWPCVLGSEGFTSGRHYWEVEVERSEGWSLGVAAESVERKRPVTLTPETGVWSITWRSFGGFLALISAGSRLPARPIPGRVGVYISYESGRVSFYDADTKSHLHTFTGNKFTEKLYPCFRPWAPGQWMRICSGSAPGV is encoded by the exons ATGGCTGCCGAACGGCAGGTTGAGAGTTTACGCCAAGAACTAATTTGTCCCGTCTGCCTGGATATCTTCACCGACCCGGTTTCCCTGCAGTGCggacacaacttctgccgctcctgtatcacacagagttgggacaaggACGGGAGAAACAACTGCCCGGTATGCAGAGCGGAGTTTGCAGACCGCACCCTGATTGGGAATTGGGCCTTGTCAAACCTGGCTGAGAAAACTCACAAATTAAACCTGACTCCGAAAGTGAagcaaagtaaacttcactgcgagaaacatcaggaagaactgaagctgttttgtgaaactgacaagatatTGGTCTGTGTGATTTGTcgagacgcgcgggaacacagagacCACCGCTTCATACCCGTAGaggaagctgttgaaaactacaag GCTCAGATCAAATCTTCCCTGGAATCTCTCACGAAAAAAAATTCAGAGACACAGGAAATGGAACAATTGCAGAAAACAAAGATTTCTGGATTCATG GAACAGTTCCGCAGTCTGCAGTCCCACATCACATCTGAATTCACTAAAAAGCGTCAGATTCTCGCTGAGGAAGAGCAGCGCTTACTCAAAGATGTCAAGGAAGCAGAGGCGAAGAGCCTAGatataatggagaaaaatcttcaagcaattcaagagaagtTAAATTCTATGCAGGAGAAACTCGCAAAGATGCAGGAACGGATGGATCAAAAAGACAGTGTGATATTCCTAATG GAGGAAATTCGTCGGACGAGGAG AGTTAGTGATGAGGAACACATGTTGTCTGTAGAAGATGGGGCACTGGACGTTGCAAAATTCGATCGCCCCTTTTTACTGAAGAGAGTGCTGAGCAAATTGTCCTGTGGTGGTCCGCAAG tctccgtcaccctggatgtggaaacagcgcatccgcagctcgaggtgtctgaggatcggaagagggtgagatggacccggacccggaggagtctccctgacaccgggaagaggtttacacactggccgtgtgtgctgggatcggagggattcacatcggggagacattactgggaggtggaggtggagcggagtgagggctggagtctgggagtcgccgcagagtctgtggagaggaagagaccggtcacactgaccccggagactggagtctggagcatcacgTGGCGGTCGTTCGGCGGGTTTCTTGCACTCATCTCCGCtggatcccgtctccccgcccgtcccatccccgggagggtgggagtttatatcagttacgagtccgggagagtttcattttacgacgcggacacaaagtcccatctccacaccttcactgggaataaattcacggagaaactttatccttgctTCAGGCCTTGGGCACCAGGCCAGTggatgagaatctgctccggttccgccccgggtgtgtaa